From Prosthecodimorpha staleyi:
CACCGCCCCCACAAACAGACCCCCCCGCGCCGGCCCCCCGGGCGCGGGGACTTTGCTGACCCGTTCAAGCGTGCCGGATCACTTCACCCAGCTGCCGCCGAGTTCGTCGTCGATATGGACGCGGATGATCTCGTCGAAGGTCCGCTCGGCCGTGAAGCCGAAGCTTTCGGCGCGCGAGGCGTCGAAATTGCGCGGCCAGCCGGCGACGATGCCGCGGATGGTCTGGTCGGGCTCGCGGCGGATGCGGGCGACGACGCCGTCGCCGGCGACCCGGCGCAGGGCCTCGATCTGCTCGCCGACCGTCACCGACAGGCCCGGCATGGTCAGGTTGCGCCGCGCGCCGAGCGGCGCGGTGTCCATGGTCGCCGCATGGATCAGGAAGCCGACCGCCGAGCGCGGCGAGGCGTGCCAGTGGCGGACGTCCTCGTCGACCGGCAGCACGGCCTCATGGCCGGCGAGCGGCTCGCGGATGATGTTCGAGAAGAAGCCCGAGGCCGCCTTGTTGGGCTTGCCGGGGCGGACGCAGATGGTCGGCAGGCGGATGCCGACGCCGTCGAAGAAGCCGCGGCGCGAGTAGTCGGCGAGCAGCAGTTCGCCCATCGCCTTCTGGGTGCCGTAGGAGGTCAGCGGCGTCGTGAAGAATTCGTCGCCGATCGCCTCCGGGAAGGGCGCGCCGAAGACCGCGATCGAGGAGGTGAACACCATGCGCGGCTTGTAGCCGCCGCCGACCAGGCGGATCGCGTCGAACAGATAGCGCGTGCCGTCGAGATTGATCCGGTAGCCCTTCTCGAAATCGGCCTCCGCCTCACCCGACACGATCGCGGCGAGATGGAAGATCGCGCCCGGACGGGCCGCGATCAGGCGCTCGGCCTCGCCCGGCACCGACAGGTCGCCCTGCAGCGCGACGATCGGGAACGGCGCCTCCGGACGGTCCGGCACGATCACGTCGGTCAGCGTCATGGCGGTGATCGGCGCCGCGCCGAGATGGCCGTCGCGGATCAGCCGCTCGGTCAGCTTGCGGCCGACCATGCCGGCGGCACCGATGATCAGGACATGCATGCGAAGTTCTCCTCTTGGGCGTCTTCAGCGTTTCTTGGGGTCAGTCGCGCCGGGCGGTCGACCAGGGTTCGAGCGTGACGGCGCCGGCGGCGTCGATCTCGACGAGGCAATCTGCCGGCGCGTGGTCCTCCAGATGGATCATGATGCCTTCAAAAAGCCGGGCCTGCAGCGCCAGGGCTCCGTTCGGTACGATGACGGCAAGGCCTGGATGCTGCGGCAGGCGCGCATAGATCTGCCGGAAGTCGCGCCGGTTGTTGGTGACCAGCACGGCCCCGCGCCCGACCGCCGCGCCGGCAACCAGACCGTCGGGCGTGCCGGCCAGTCCGAGCCGAACGACATGCTCCGCTCGATGTCCACGCGCGATGGCCGCATCGACAAGGCGCCGGTGCAGGCATTCGTCGATCAGGAAGTCGAGGTTCACGACGCCGACGGCCCGAGAGGAATGCCGCGTGTCTGCGCCCAGCGGCTGACCGCTTCGACCGCATCGACGGGAAGGCTCGGGTAGCCGTCGAGAATCTCCGCCGGCGAGGCGCCGGCGCGCAATTCCGCGACGATGGTCATGGCAGGAACCCGGGTCCCGGAGACGCAGGGCATGCCGCCCAGGATGTCGTCGCGCTCGACAATCAGGCTTTGGCCTGCGGAGCGTTCGCCCGATGCGGTCGCCATGATCCATCTCCTGAAACCCGGGCGCCATCATAGCCCGTTGCAGCCGACCGGCCCAGCCTCAGAGCGCGAAGCCGCCGTCGGCGAGGTGGATCTGGCCGGTCGTATAGCTGGACTCGTCGGAGGCCAGATAGACGGCGAGCATCGCGATCTCCTCGGCCTTGCCGAGCCGGCCCATCGGCTGGCGGTCGACGAAGGCCTGGCGCACGGTCTCGACGGCCTGTCCGGTGTTGCGCGCCAGCGTGGTGATGCGGTCGTCGAGCGAGGGGCTCTCGATCGTGCCCGGGCAGATCGCGTTGGCGCGGATGCCGCGCTTGATGGTGTCGGCCGCGACCGCCTTGGTCAGCCCGATCACGGCCGCCTTGGTGGCGCCGTAGACGTAGCGGTTCGGGATGCCGCGCACCGAACCGGCGCCCGACGCGATGTTGACGATCGAGCCGACCCCCTTGTCGAGCATGCCGGGCAGGAAGGCCTTGATGGTCCGGTGCATGGACTTGACGTTCAGGTCGAACGAGAAATCCCAGTCATGCTCGGTGCAGTCGAGCACGGTGCCGTGATGCACGAAGCCGGCGCAGTTGAACAGGATGTCGACCGGGCCGACCGCCTCGGCCAGCGCCATCACGGCCGGAGTCGAAAGAACATCGAGCTTGTGCACCTCGGCGACGCCGCCGTCCTTCAGGTCGGCGATCTTGGCGAGATCGAGATCGGTCGCGATCACATGCGCGCCCTCGGCCGCGAAGGCGAGCGCGGTCGCCCTGCCGATGCCGGCACCCGCAGCCGTGCAGAATGCCCGCTTGCCTGCCAGTCTCCCCGCCATTCCATCCTCCCGTGACGTTCTTGGTGACGGGACCTTCATAGGCCGGAACGGATTCGGGGAAAAGCCGGAATGCGGTATTCCTCTGATGATTGAAATGCGCGGCCCGCTCGGCGGCCACAAGCCGCTCGGCGGCCACAGCCCTGCGGCGCTCCGCTCCCGGGCCTCGCGACCGTCCTAGAGCCGGCGAACCATATGGGTGATGCGCCGGCCGTCATCCTCCTCGATCCGCTCGATCGCGAAGCCTTTGCGGGCATACCAGTCGACATTGCGCACCATCAGGGCGTTGGTCAGCAGGCGCAGCGAGTCGCGACCGCATTGCCCGGCGCGCAGTTCGGCGGCCGCGAGAAGGCGGTTGCCGAGACCCGAACCCTGCGCCGCAGGCGCGACCGACAGGTTTTCGATATAGAGATCGTCCGGCCGCAGATCGAGGATCAGCGCGCCGGCCAGCCCGCCGTCCCGGTCGGCCAGCCAGACCTCCCAGTCGCGCAAGACCGCGCCATAGTCCCATTCCAACGGGATCGGCGTGCGGCCGATGATCCGCTCATTCGCCGCATAGGCGGCCCGCTGCAGCGCTTCCAGCGCCGCACGGTCCTCCGCCCCGGCACGACGCAGGCCCGCGAGGGTTTCGGTCATCCCCGCGTCTTGCCGGTCAAGGCGCCGAGCGACTGCTTCTGGCGTCCGTCGGCGTCGAAATTCTCCGGCGCCAGCCAGGCCGCATAGGCGGCCTTCAGGGCCGGCCATTCGCTGTCCAGGATCGAGAACCAGGCGGTGTCGCGGTTGCGGCCCTTGACGATCATGTGCTGGCGGAAGACGCCCTCGGGCAGGAAGCCGAAACGCACGGCCGCACGCTTGGACGGGCCGTTGCCGTTGTCGCATTTCCATTCGAAGCGGCGGTTGCCGAGATCCTCGAAGACATACTGCATCAGGAGGTGGATCGCCTCGGTGGCGATCGGCGTCTTCTGCAGGGTCGGCGAGAAGAAGATGTGGCCGACCTCGATGACGCCGTTGGCCGGCCGGATCTCCATCAAAGTGGCGCAGCCGAGCGCCTTGCCGGTCGCCTTGTCGAGAATGGCGAAATAGAGCGGATCGGTCAGGCCGTCGCGGGTGGCGAGCCAGGCCTGGAACGCGGCCTCGTCGGCGAAGGGGCCATAGGCGAGCCAAGTCCAGACGGCCGGATCCGCAACCCCGCCGGCCCAGATGTCCGGCCCGTGCCGCGCCGCGTCGAGCTTCTCGATCCGGGCGAAGCGGCCCTCCCGCGTCACGGGTTGCGGCGGCAGGGCGGGCTTGGGCGCTGTCATGCGGGCATGTCCGGTCGTAAACGGGTTTCCGAAGCGTCAAACTAGCGCCGGGGCCGGTCGGAAGACCAGCCCCGCACAAGACATGCCCGGAATGCGACAGAACCGCGGGCCGGCGCTCAGGCCGCCTTGATGCCGGCGAAGAAGCCGTCCATCCGGGTCTCCAGCCGCTTGGCCTCCGCGGTCAGGGATTCGGCGAGCCCGAGCAGGCCTTCGGCGCTCTTCGCGGTCTCGCCGACGCCCTCATCGACGCTGCCGATGGTGTGGTCGACCTCGCCGGTCGCCCGGGCGGCCTCGGAGACGTTGCGGGCGATCTCGTTGGTCGAGGCGCCCTGCTCTTCGACGGCCGCGGCCACCTGCACGGTCAGAGCGTCGATGGTGCGGATCGTGGACTGGATCTCCTCGATGGCGGCGACCGACTGGCGGGTCGTGGCCTGGACGGCGACGACCTGCTG
This genomic window contains:
- a CDS encoding DUF433 domain-containing protein, with translation MATASGERSAGQSLIVERDDILGGMPCVSGTRVPAMTIVAELRAGASPAEILDGYPSLPVDAVEAVSRWAQTRGIPLGPSAS
- the denD gene encoding D-erythronate dehydrogenase — its product is MHVLIIGAAGMVGRKLTERLIRDGHLGAAPITAMTLTDVIVPDRPEAPFPIVALQGDLSVPGEAERLIAARPGAIFHLAAIVSGEAEADFEKGYRINLDGTRYLFDAIRLVGGGYKPRMVFTSSIAVFGAPFPEAIGDEFFTTPLTSYGTQKAMGELLLADYSRRGFFDGVGIRLPTICVRPGKPNKAASGFFSNIIREPLAGHEAVLPVDEDVRHWHASPRSAVGFLIHAATMDTAPLGARRNLTMPGLSVTVGEQIEALRRVAGDGVVARIRREPDQTIRGIVAGWPRNFDASRAESFGFTAERTFDEIIRVHIDDELGGSWVK
- a CDS encoding GNAT family N-acetyltransferase; amino-acid sequence: MTETLAGLRRAGAEDRAALEALQRAAYAANERIIGRTPIPLEWDYGAVLRDWEVWLADRDGGLAGALILDLRPDDLYIENLSVAPAAQGSGLGNRLLAAAELRAGQCGRDSLRLLTNALMVRNVDWYARKGFAIERIEEDDGRRITHMVRRL
- a CDS encoding SDR family oxidoreductase, which produces MAGRLAGKRAFCTAAGAGIGRATALAFAAEGAHVIATDLDLAKIADLKDGGVAEVHKLDVLSTPAVMALAEAVGPVDILFNCAGFVHHGTVLDCTEHDWDFSFDLNVKSMHRTIKAFLPGMLDKGVGSIVNIASGAGSVRGIPNRYVYGATKAAVIGLTKAVAADTIKRGIRANAICPGTIESPSLDDRITTLARNTGQAVETVRQAFVDRQPMGRLGKAEEIAMLAVYLASDESSYTTGQIHLADGGFAL
- a CDS encoding GNAT family N-acetyltransferase; translated protein: MTAPKPALPPQPVTREGRFARIEKLDAARHGPDIWAGGVADPAVWTWLAYGPFADEAAFQAWLATRDGLTDPLYFAILDKATGKALGCATLMEIRPANGVIEVGHIFFSPTLQKTPIATEAIHLLMQYVFEDLGNRRFEWKCDNGNGPSKRAAVRFGFLPEGVFRQHMIVKGRNRDTAWFSILDSEWPALKAAYAAWLAPENFDADGRQKQSLGALTGKTRG
- a CDS encoding DUF5615 family PIN-like protein; its protein translation is MNLDFLIDECLHRRLVDAAIARGHRAEHVVRLGLAGTPDGLVAGAAVGRGAVLVTNNRRDFRQIYARLPQHPGLAVIVPNGALALQARLFEGIMIHLEDHAPADCLVEIDAAGAVTLEPWSTARRD